NNNNNNNNNNNNNNNNNNNNNNNNNNNNNNNNNNNNNNNNNNNNNNNNNNNNNNNNNNNNNNNNNNNNNNNNNNNNNNNNNNNNNNNNNNNNNNNNNNNNNNNNNNNNNNNNNNNNNNNNNNNNNNNNNNNNNNNNNNNNNNNNNNNNNNNNNNNNNNNNNNNNNNNNNNNNNNNNNNNNNNNNNNNNNNNNNNNNNNNNNNNNNNNNNNNNNNNNNNNNNNNNNNNNNNNNNNNNNNNNNNNNNNNNNNNNNNNNNNNNNNNNNNNNNNNNNNNNNNNNNNNNNNNNNNNNNNNNNNNNNNNNNNNNNNNNNNNNNNNNNNNNNNNNNNNNNNNNNNNNNNNNNNNNNNNNNNNNNNNNNNNNNNNNNNNNNNNNNNNNNNNNNNNNNNNNNNNNNNNNNNNNNNNNNNNNNNNNNNNNNNNNNNNNNNNNNNNNNNNNNNNNNNNNNNNNNNNNNNNNNNNNNNNNNNNNNNNNNNNNNNNNNNNNNNNNNNNNNNNNNNNNNNNNNNNNNNNNNNNNNNNNNNNNNNNNNNNNNNNNNNNNNNNNNNNNNNNNNNNNNNNNNNNNNNNNNNNNNNNNNNNNNNNNNNNNNNNNNNNNNNNNNNNNNNNNNNNNNNNNNNNNNNNNNNNNNNNNNNNNNNNNNNNNNNNNNNNNNNNNNNNNNNNNNNNNNNNNNNNNNNNNNNNNNNNNNNNNNNNNNNNNNNNNNNNNNNNNNNNNNNNNNNNNNNNNNNNNNNNNNNNNNNNNNNNNNNNNNNNNNNNNNNNNNNNNNNNNNNNNNNNNNNNNNNNNNNNNNNNNNNNNNNNNNNNNNNNNNNNNNNNNNNNNNNNNNNNNNNNNNNNNNNNNNNNNTCCATCCAGTTACAGTCCTTGTGGGTATGAGTTCATTCTTATCATTACAAACAATTGTCATCCCACCTTTCTTTGGGACAACTTGTACTGGACTCACCCAGGCACTGTCAGAAATTGGGTATATGATTCCAGCCTCAAGTAGCTTCAAGACTTCTTTTCTCACTTCCTCCTCCATGAATATCTTGTGCATGCAATATGAAGGGCTTATCCCTTTGAGATCAGATATTGTCCACCCAATGCGCCCTTGTTAGCTTTGAGAACTTCAATCAATTTTGCTTCTTCTATGGAAGATAAAGAATTGCTGATGATAACTGGTTTGCTACCACCCTCTTCTAGAAACACATACTTCAAATGAGGGGGTAACATTTTTAAATCAAGTTTGTCGTCTTTGACTTTCTCCTTGGCATTTAAATCTTCAATCTTCACTTCATGAGGAGGGATTTCCTTCAAAGTATCCAAGTTAGTCAGACATTCATCAATcagtttttcttcctcttcattgAGAGCCTCACAAGCATCAATAAGGGTCTTCTCTAGAGGGGATGAAATGTAAGCAACTTTCTCAATGTTATGGCATACTTCATCCAAAGCATCAAGTTGAAAACATGCTTCATCATCATTTGGGTCAGACATAGCTTCAAAAACATTGAAGTTCACTTCTTCATTCTGCACTCTCACCTTGAGTTTACCATTATCAACATCAATTAACACTCTTGCAGTCTTCATAAATGGTCTCCCAAGAATGAGAGGAACTTTCGtatcctcctccatctccattgTAACAAAATCCATCGGGAAGAGAAATTTGTCAACCTTGACTAGCACATCTTCCACCACTCCATGAGGGTATTTAATGGATCTGTCAGCTAATTGAAGAGTCATACGAGTAGGCTTCAATTCCAACTCTCCAATTTTCTTGAACATTGCGAGAGGCATTAGATTGATGCTTGCTCCCAAATCAATTAGAGCCTTCCCAATAGCTAACTTCCCAATGGTGCATGGGATAGTAAAACTAGCAGGATCTTTAAACTTCGGTGGGAGAAGTTTTTCGATGATAGCACTGCAATTGCCTTGAACTTCAATGGTTTCTGCTTCaatgtatttcttctttttggtgAGTAGCTCCTTCATGAACTGAGCATAGGCTGCAATCTGTTGTAGAGCTTCAGAAAAGGGCATCTTAATTTCAAGCTTTTTGAATATATCAATAAAGCGCTCAAATtgcttctccttttcttttcttgtataCACCTTTGGATAGGGAAGGTGTTTCactatctctttttctttttgctttttctcattttctgaaCTTTtattcacttcttcttcttctctcacaatttcttcattcattcctctttcttcttaattttcttcttgattttcttcttctaccaTCTCTGtctcatcatttttctttttactctcttcttgTTCAACTAACACTTTACCACTTCTTGTGGTGATGACTTTGCACTCTTCCTTTGGATTGGCCTCAGTATTAGCAGAAAATTGTCCACTTTGTTGATTTGCCAATTGTTTGGCCAACTGACCAACTTGCATTTCCAAATGCATCAgtattcttttggttttggatgGACTGTTGCATGAACATCTGCAATGTTTCTTCTAGTTTTGTATTCCTATCATTCTGAGATGAGTATTGATGAGCAGGTTGATAAGAATTTCTACTACCAGAAGCTCCTTGTGCTTGTCTCCACCCTTGATTGGAAGGATTAGGGAAAGTGTTGTTGAAGAAATTTTGTCTTCCTTGGTTTCCCATATAATGAACTTCTTCATATTGGGAACCACTAGGAACTTGACAATGGCCATTAGGATGATTATCCCCACAGAAATCACATCTCATAACTTGGTGATGCGGTTGAGCTTGACTTTGCATTGCTTGCAACTGTTGAGGTAACTTAGCCATATTTTGGGTCAGGAGCTCCATTTGTTGGGCAAGAAGTTTGTTTTGAGCAAGTATTGCATCCTGAGCATTAAGTTCATAAACTCCTCTTTTCTGCACTTGAGTCCTCCCACGTCGGCTCCGCATGTCAGTGGAAACCATGTTTTCAATAACAACAATGGCCTCATCAGCAGTTCTTAATAGAACCGACCCACCAAAAGATGCATCAAGTATCATCATTGTATGAGGTTGCAAACCATTGTAGAAGATTTGCACTTGCATTTCCAAGCTAAAGCCATGACTGGGACACTTCCTCAATAaagctttgaatctttcccaggctTCACATAATGGTTCATCTACTCCTTGGACAAAAGTAGCAATCGCAGCCTTTATCTCTGTGCTTTTAGATGGTGGAAAGAAGCGAGCAAGAAATTTGTGTTCCACATCCTCCCAACTAGTCAAACTTTGATTAGGTTGTGACTGAAGCCAATCCTTTGCTTTGCCATTCAGAGAAAATGGGAAGAGTCTCATATACAATGCTTCTTCCTCCTCGCCCATAGCACCCACAGAGCCACACAATTCATAGAAAGTGACCAAATGAGCATGAGGGtctttgatgagtcaatattttattgatttcacttagtttattgtgcctGAATTAATctgggaattgtgcttaattgtccggtattttcccggttttcctaattatgcttaatttgaccggaaattctaattttaattaatttgaattttcttagctaattatttgcattattattttcagggaaaattttggaaacacaatttgggacatttggaggagacaaaataaattcaagactctcaatttagatattttaaattttatttatatttgtaatttatttgttaaaactttttagacaaaccttttgcatcttgggccaattttggaaatatgaggggcccaaagattgtaggacacttggcaccctagggttttatttttttagggtgaaccccaccccaattttaggacacatgatcctagggAGATACCAAGCTGCAGCCGTCACATAATTCTCACTGAGCTGGAACGTTTCTCTCGGCAGATTGGAGAGTGGTAATGGCattgtttgattttggatgaaaagACAGCTGCAACCACACATTTGGATGCTCTCGGCAGATTGTGGGCGCTGAAACGATTTCTTGATGGAGCTATATTGGGACTTTTTCTGTGTGGATACTGGTTGAtcattatgaatttatttttgttttatgtttttaattagaaaagtgGTGCAGGACTTGGTGAGAATCATTTTCAATTGTTGCTTTTATTCATAATTCTNGTTGctttcatttcattattatGTGATTTACATCCAAGAGGCATCTAGCCACCATTTGTTATTAAANCTTTTGGTTTTTAACGTTCTTGGAAGATGAGCTAAGGAGAATATGATTCACGTTGTTACATGAATGTGTATGCTCCCTCTTTTCAATTGGGTTTAATGCACTTTATTTAAAGCCATTTAATGCACTTTTCAATTAGAATCaatttttctctacattttTCTTCCAATATGTTCACNGTGCAGGCTGGGATTTAGTCCTTTTATTTTGGAATCATTTATNTCCTTTCTTCAAGAAGGTGNTGCACGACATTTCATTTTGGAAAAGAGCAACAcgttttcaatttagttttgtttctttgaatttttattttattttatttgaatgaagagaAAGGGCTTCCACTGCAGCACTTAAATCATAAGTTGTNTTGAatgttcatttttattcaatggaAAAGTGACACTTACGGTGACAGAGGCTGATTTAATTGGGGAAGAGGCCTACGGCCTTCACGCTGGAAATGAGGAGAAAGGTTAGGTGATGNNNNNNNNNNNNNNNNNNNNNNNNNNNNNNNNNNNNNNNNNNNNNNNNNNNNNNNNNNNNNNNNNNNNNNNNNNNNNNNNNNNNNNNNNNNNNNNNNNNNNNNNNNNNNNNNNNNNNNNNNNNNNNNNNNNNNNNNNNNNNNNNNNNNNNNNNNNNNNNNNNNNNNNNNNNNNNNNNNNNNNNNNNNNNNNNNNNNNNNNNNNNNNNNNNNNNNNNNNNNNNNNNNNNNNNNNNNNNNNNNNNNNNNNNNNNNNNNNNNNNNNNNNNNNNNNNNNNNNNNNNNNNNNNNNNNNNNNNNNNNNNNNNNNNNNNNNNNNNNNNNNNNNNNNNNNNNNNNNNNNNNNNNNNNNNNNNNNNNNNNNNNNNNNNNNNNNNNNNNNNNNNNNNNNNNNNNNNNNNNNNNNNNNNNNNNNNNNNNNNNNNNNNNNNNNNNNNNNNNNNNNNNNNNNNNNNNNNNNNNNNNNNNNNNNNNNNNNNNNNNNNNNNNNNNNNNNNNNNNNNNNNNNNNNNNNNNNNNNNNNNNNNNNNNNNNNNNNNNNNNNNNNNNNNNNNNNNNNNNNNNNNNNNNNNNNNNNNNNNNNNNNNNNNNNNNNNNNNNNNNNNNNNNNNNNNNNNNNNNNNNNNNNNNNNNNNNNNNNNNNNNNNNNNNNNNNNNNNNNNNNNNNNNNNNNNNNNNNNNNNNNNNNNNNNNNNNNNNNNNNNNNNNNNNNNNNNNNNNNNNNNNNNNNNNNNNNNNNNNNNNNNNNNNNNNNNNNNNNNNNNNNNNNNNNNNNNNNNNNNNNNNNNNNNNNNNNNNNNNNNNNNNNNNNNNNNNNNNNNNNNNNNNNNNNNNNNNNNNNNNNNNNNNNNNNNNNNNNNNNNNNNNNNNNNNNNNNNNNNNNNNNNNNNNNNNNNNNNNNNNNNNNNNNNNNNNNNNNNNNNNNNNNNNNNNNNNNNNNNNNNNNNNNNNNNNNNNNNNNNNNNNNNNNNNNNNNNNNNNNNNNNNNNNNNNNNNNNNNNNNNNNNNNNNNNNNNNNNNNNNNNNNNNNNNNNNNNNNNNNNNNNNNNNNNNNNNNNNNNNNNNNNNNNNNNNNNNNNNNNNNNNNNNNNNNNNNNNNNNNNNNNNNNNNNNNNNNNNNNNNNNNNNNNNNNNNNNNNNNNNNNNNNNNNNNNNNNNNNNNNNNNNNNNNNNNNNNNNNNNNNNNNNNNNNNNNNNNNNNNNNNNNNNNNNNNNNNNNNNNNNNNNNNNNNNNNNNNNNNNNNNNNNNNNNNNNNNNNNNNNNNNNNNNNNNNNNNNNNNNNNNNNNNNNNNNNNNNNNNNNNNNNNNNNNNNNNNNNNNNNNNNNNNNNNNNNNNNNNNNNNNNNNNNNNNNNNNNNNNNNNNNNNNNNNNNNNNNNNNNNNNNNNNNNNNNNNNNNNNNNNNNNNNNNNNNNNNNNNNNNNNNNNNNNNNNNNNNNNNNNNNNNNNNNNNNNNNNNNNNNNNNNNNNNNNNNNNNNNNNNNNNNNNNNNNNNNNNNNNNNNNNNNNNNNNNNNNNNNNNNNNNNNNNNNNNNNNNNNNNNNNNNNNNNNNNNNNNNNNNNNNNNNNNNNNNNNNNNNNNNNNNNNNNNNNNNNNNNNNNNNNNNNNNNNNNNNNNNNNNNNNNNNNNNNNNNNNNNNNNNNNNNNNNNNNNNNNNNNNNNNNNNNNNNNNNNNNNNNNNNNNNNNNNNNNNNNNNNNNNNNNNNNNNNNNNNNNNNNNNNNNNNNNNNNNNNNNNNNNNNNNNNNNNNNNNNNNNNNNNNNNNNNNNNNNNNNNNNNNNNNNNNNNNNNNNNNNNNNNNNNNNNNNNNNNNNNNNNNNNNNNNNNNNNNNNNNNNNNNNNNNNNNNNNNNNNNNNNNNNNNNNNNNNNNNNNNNNNNNNNNNNNNNNNNNNNNNNNNNNNNNNNNNNNNNNNNNNNNNNNNNNNNNNNNNNNNNNNNNNNNNNNNNNNNNNNNNNNNNNNNNNNNNNNNNNNNNNNNNNNNATTcatcactgaaatcatggtaaaatatgtcattatcaactcccccaaacttagaaccttgcttgtcctcaagcaaaaggttTCTGGctataacacaaaaaaatattttcacagacTCAACAAAATCCACAACACTTGCCTAGCTTGAAATGACTAGAAATGTGTAACAANTTAGTCTTCCACTGTGATGCTCatcaaacattcaatcaatcaaatgcCACAGTCTAAAAGNGATCAACGATCATGGCAGAATGCTTTACTGAATTAAGTAGAACCAATCCTCACCAAAGATAGTGTCTCGCTCTAATGCTCTAGTGTATAAGGGTGTGTGTCTatcactctactatcacaatgtcacacaactCAACTTTGCCATTCATTTCAACCAACTTAAACACATTCACAAGTAAGTcagcatcacaaggactttcattggcttgtattgtggccgggctaagaaagaaacatggtttttcaggANAACAAAGTACCTTGAGCTAAGAGATCAAACAGTTCaaatcatgcacatcagtttctcttttgcttcactTCAATTACAACCATTTTCTGACTTATATCCCAACTTTCTtccattcaattctttttctttatctttttctttcttctttttcctcatttttttttgtatttttctcaaTACACCCTTACAAAACAAACTACCCCAACTTTAAACCATTCTCCTGCAGCAAACATGAATAATCTACTCAGCTCAAGGTAGGGAAATCAGGGATTTTTCATTAGGTTTAAGGTTCAAAGAGGGAAAACATCTTTCATTAAGGTCCAATAGGTTTGTATTGGCTTATTTGaggtagaagaaaaacatggccttgatcatgtgtgACAAGCAAGCAAATGATTCAAACAAGAGAAACTCAGGCAAAGTCAGTTGTGATCTAAGATGATAGTAttcacaagaaaaatataaggcacaacatctcacaaGGTTGACTCAAGGTTCCACAAACATCAACAAGCAACTGCCATAAATACTGATCGCAATTAAACATAAGGCATTCTCATACATGTCCTGAAGACAACAACACAATTTGAACTAACTTGATCCATCTCAaacatcatttcaaattcaagCATAAGCATCATGGATCAGCATAGTCTATAAAGCCAGATAACTCAACCAAAACATCCAAGTTGAAACACAAACTGTTCATTAAATCCTAAACTAAGAACTAACTTTCAACAAAGTTTAGCAATTAAACTAGaaagcataacaaaataaagcaaaataaaaggtCCTGTGAAACTCAAGATGTGCTCTAATCACTCATATTTGTATCCTCATCagcatcatcctcatcatcttcttcctcctgctcatcatcatcagcTGCTGCACCATATGAGCTGGCTCCACCTCTCCCGGTAGAATGGGGCTGGTCCCCAGGCCAAGCTACACGAGAAGCATACTCTTCAGGTGTGATGAACCCAGGGTGAGAGGAGGCATACACTTGACGCATCATTTCCGCATGAACCAAACCAATCCTATTGACTGCCTCCAACTTAGCATCAAGGAGGGCCAATTGCATGTCAAACATCTGGTACGGATCAGTCGGAGGGCGAAAGGGCTGAGAGCGATGATGGCTCCTGGGTGACTGAGGTGGTGGAATGACAACATCTTCCTCATCAAGAAAATTTTTTCATAGTAACTCAAATCAATCGCTTTGCGGGGCACTTCAAATGGAGGGGTGGAGATCTCTATTTTCCTCATCAAGAAAATtttccgcattaagaaatgagattttaagacaaccaaaggtcctagttctatccctagatactatttcctttaggtgtttaacccaagtcaagatttacccaacatttcccaatatcaaNtaaaccctaaaatcatgtcatgggtagcaacttcacaacaagcattaagagaagaaatcaaacactaacaatcaatgaaagaggcatatattcattcaaaccaaaatgATTTACATAAGANNNNNNNNNNNNNNNNNNNNNNNNNNNNNNNNNNNNNNNNNNNNNNNNNNNNNNNNNNNNNNNNNNNNNNNNNNNNNNNNNNNNNNNNNNNNNNNNNNNNNNNNNNNNNNNNNNNNNNNNNNNNNNNNNNNNNNNNNNNNNNNNNNNNNNNNNNNNNNNNNNNNNNNNNNNNNNNNNNNNNNNNNNNNNNNNNNNNNNNNNNNNNNNNNNNNNNNNNNNNNNNNNNNNNNNNNNNNNNNNNNNNNNNNNNNNNNNNNNNNNNNNNNNNNNNNNNNNNNNNNNNNNNNNNNNNNNNNNNNNNNNNNNNNNNNNNNNNNNNNNNNNNNNNNNNNNNNNNNNNNNNNNNNNNNNNNNNNNNNNNNNNNNNNNNNNNNNNNNNNNNNNNNNNNNNNNNNNNNNNNNNNNNNNNNNNNNNNNNNNNNNNNNNNNNNNNNNNNNNNNNNNNNNNNNNNNNNNNNNNNNNNNNNNNNNNNNNNNNNNNNNNNNNNNNAAAGAAAACaaggatttacaaggtaaaaagttaggaaagggttgacaatttctcttgattcatcactgaaatcatggtaaaatatgtcattatcagaAGTCCATGAGAATCAAATACAACTTTGTGGTAATCGTACAAGTTCATGGAATCAAATACAACTTTGTGGTAACTGAATACAAGTCCATGGGAATCAAATACAACTTTGTGGTGAGGACTAGGAATCGTATCCAGCCTCCATGGAAGCAGTTCCAGCAACTGCAAAGTCCTCCCTCTTCCACTTAGACGTTCACCTTCAACCTCCATCACAataccttcatcttcaacctctgCACACTACTATaaaaaagtgcatagatagagtttttttttttttatcatagatagcgTCTTTTAAGTGTTATCTATGTgtgcgctatctattaatagttAGCCACAATAGATagtgcttttttaaaaaagcactATCTATTGGTTAATGAGAATAGATAACACTTTTCtaaagaagcgctatctattggtgactggcaatagatagcgcttatttaaaaaagcattatctattggttgaaatttaaaaaaaaaaataattaattttagaataaaatataaaatattggttcTATATGTACAAATCCACATTATAtattggttctattatatataaaaaaatataaaatattgagaaaaatatgacaaatgtctcaaaaagaatgttcattaatatgaataaaaattattggcacactaatatttcaaaatttaatcattaagtTGTCTAGTACATGTCATAACATGACATtgctttataagataatatgtacaaccataacatatatatcctaTCAGTACTTTATAAGCCTGTACATCACCCTAACATAACTTATAAGCATGTACTAATTAGATGTAAACACCAATTTTCTCTAACTTCAATGATTTGACTTTCATGATATTGTTGACATCTACAACTAGAAAAATActgcaagaaaaataatatagaattaattaattaaattttactacaaattaattatgacgATAAAGATAACTTACATAAGTTGGAATTGTTTCTCCTTCATAGTATGTAATAATTTCCTTCATATATTGACACACGTAATATCCACAATCGTTGCCGTTGGGTTGTCTTGGGCACTAgaattccaaaattaaaaaacatttttataatttgaacataaaaaagaacCAAAACTCTAGTATACTCCAAATAGATTTAGTGtgataacaaataattatataccATATACAAGTTTAAACTCTTAATAATAAGTTATGCTTCATAACAACCATATACTCCTTTAACCAGTTTCACAATAATACATGTTAACTAACCGTTACTATGCAAGAAGGAAATAAGTCTTCAACCATTCAAGAATACAAGTTATTCACCTAACCAGTACAATACAAGCAGCCATAACATGAACTAAAGGTCATATAATTAAGgtcattcaacaatttaattatCACAATCAAGACTATACTACACAAAACATACTAGAGGAATGTACCTTAATTGTTGTCTACTTGATATTGTTTGACTTAGACTTTGAAACCATGTTTCCTATTTGAGCTCGATGGGTTTGTATAACCCtagtgaataaataaaattaaagcatgtataagtaaaaacaatacaactaaaaatatacatatatatcaaCTAAAAGTCACTACAAGAAAATAGCTAATTATCTACGgattattacatacggatttagATCTGTATGTAATGAACTTGTTACATACAAATATTACATACAGATATTGGAAAGTtagttacatacggataaaatccatatataagtGGATAAAACCTTATATACTAATATTTCAtacgaattttaaaaaaattaataattaaaaattaaaaataatttttgtcctGACCTAACGTTGTCTCGAAATCACGTTTTCCCCCTCTCTTCGAAAATACTCtcatttttccttcttcttagACTTCGTTCCTTCTCGTCCTCCGTCCTTCTCGCGAACTTATCTCACTCTCTCAGGtcacttcttcatcttcttcattcaatCTCGTGCTGTACTCGCACTCCCTCCCTCTCGCTCAGCCACACATAAGATCTTATGGGGTCCTCAAGCGCAAACCTTTCTTTTAGGGTTCCTAAGCCAAACCATGGAAGGGAGAgtgcaaaagaagaagagacaGGTCGGAGAGTGGCTCATTGCTAATGTCAAGACCAAAACCCTATTCGAGCTCCAAAGAAGGTAAATTCTCTGACCTTCCTCACTCTCGCAACTACCCTCCTTGCTCCCTGACTCTCGCTTACTGGCGCAATGACTTCCAATCACTCTCGCTCGCAGTTGCCTCTCTTCCCCCTCATCCGTAACTGCCTCCCCTCACTCTCACCCACTCTCACTCTACAACTACAATAtgctttcaattttctttttccttccggTGCCCTAACCTGCCATGGGTGTTGGATTGAAGCTCCATGGTTTCAGTGTTGTTCTTCCTTATAGCACCCTAACCTGCAATGGGTGATCGAAGCTTCAGgtttcagttttcttcctcattACAATGCCCTGTACACTAATTTTCTATGAAACCTCCGACATTTGTCAACCATTATGCTATGGAAATTTGAATTAACGATTAAGATGATACAAGCgtgtttattttattgagatatactaatattaatttatttttggttgtagAGCAGGATTGTAGTGCTTTTGGTAAAGGTGCGTGAGCCATGTCCAATGATTAAATAAAGTAGCTATGTAGGAAGAGCAACACTTTTGTTTGTAGCCATGTTTAACTCTTATTCTCACAAGCGgaccaaagaagaaaaagaaagaagaaaaagaagcagATTCATTACGTATTCCTAGTCCTGGGTTTTATTAAGCTTGgtcatttataacaaattatccttttgttattgatttcattaaatttattttattttatgtcaaCTTTTGCTTTACCAAATCAACTCACAACCTGCTTCATCTGCTCATAATATTAGTAGTTCACTTGATTATTTATGCCCATGGCTGGTGATGCAGTGCCAATTCATTTCTACATGCATGTGTTTCAAGGATTGCATATTTGTTGAATGCCGCATTTTCAATTTACACACCTATACATTATTGCagtattgatatttttttgttaattttaaataaaaggcaatgaaatattgaaattcttttaaaactcTATAATGATTCTCTACCTCTGTTATTTCTCTGCTTCACACGAACTTAATTAGTAGTTGATGACTGaagatttttcaattttcatattgGTGGTTGGAGTTAATCTTCTTTGGAATAGTGTAGTTGACTTGTAGAAAGAAGGAAAAGCCAAATATCAAAGTTCATAATATTCTCTCTAATATCAAAGTTTTAAGCCAACAGATTAGCAATAACTTGACTTTTCCAATTGCTTGCTTTCTGGTTTATAGGGAAGTTTATTCTTTTCTATGTGTTTAGAAGTTTGGTTGTTAGACGGTGGCTACTAACTGTTACATGTAATAGGAACTTAAAAGTCGGCTTGAATAGCATTTAGTAGTCATTTATAATGTATGCCAAGTCCTCCACTGGAGTGAATGAAAGGACATATAAAGAGCAGAgatgaagtaaggtggactacGTCTATTTGCTCAAGAAGAAGAAACTGGCGTGGTGCCTTAACATTTGGCNTTTCACAATTCTTTAAGGTGTGTGCCTTTGGATCACTATTTGTAGCATTTTGGTTTATTGATGacctttgaaatttttgtctGTTAGCTttcttaatcattattttaggtttaagtGTGTATGGTTAATCTTgtttaaaacaatgaaaatgcaatgagggaaaaataaaaatatagaatgaaaaatgaacTATTAAAATGCTCTAGATGTATTGTATGGAAATAAAGAAACATGC
This genomic interval from Vigna radiata var. radiata cultivar VC1973A chromosome 8, Vradiata_ver6, whole genome shotgun sequence contains the following:
- the LOC106770349 gene encoding uncharacterized protein LOC106770349 is translated as MPFSEALQQIAAYAQFMKELLTKKKKYIEAETIEVQGNCSAIIEKLLPPKFKDPASFTIPCTIGKLAIGKALIDLGASINLMPLAMFKKIGELELKPTRMTLQLADRSIKYPHGVVEDVLVKVDKFLFPMDFVTMEMEEDTKVPLILGRPFMKTARVLIDVDNGKLKVRVQNEEVNFNVFEAMSDPNDDEACFQLDALDEVCHNIEKVAYISSPLEKTLIDACEALNEEEEKLIDECLTNLDTLKEIPPHEVKIEDLNAKEKVKDDKLDLKMLPPHLKYVFLEEGGSKPVIISNSLSSIEEAKLIEVLKANKGALGGQYLISKG
- the LOC106770351 gene encoding uncharacterized protein LOC106770351; this translates as MGEEEEALYMRLFPFSLNGKAKDWLQSQPNQSLTSWEDVEHKFLARFFPPSKSTEIKAAIATFVQGVDEPLCEAWERFKALLRKCPSHGFSLEMQVQIFYNGLQPHTMMILDASFGGSVLLRTADEAIVVIENMVSTDMRSRRGRTQVQKRGVYELNAQDAILAQNKLLAQQMELLTQNMAKLPQQLQAMQSQAQPHHQVMRCDFCGDNHPNGHCQVPSGSQYEEVHYMGNQGRQNFFNNTFPNPSNQGWRQAQGASGSRNSYQPAHQYSSQNDRNTKLEETLQMFMQQSIQNQKNTDAFGNASWSVGQTIGKSTKWTIFC